The Chloroflexota bacterium genome has a window encoding:
- a CDS encoding efflux RND transporter periplasmic adaptor subunit yields MKRKKIRLLVVLLIIVATGVGLWWGFGRSAAESPGEILTSGFIEARDVSIAAETGGRIAEITVDEGDQIASGATLVILDDSLLTAQKRQAEANVNLARAYLQQALIARDGAEKAWENALEVQRNPMELESRIITAEGELALAELNLAKAEELETEWNLAVAEIQLDTAQKLLENFEKAEHTVGMGSQYDRMAKTIPAAGELAIAELNLDYQTELIDYFIIPAAELRVATAQKALQNLLAIRDNPQELNTAVDNTYTAYQAAVAATEAAELQVEQVEASLNVINVQLDKLTVASPVSGVVVSRHAEAGEIAQPGFPILTVTGLDEVTLTAYVPERKIGLVKLGQEVQVSVDSYPDEYFPGTIVYISPNALFTPKNIQLKEEREKMVFAVKISLANPEQKLKSGMPADARILTDAEGK; encoded by the coding sequence ATGAAACGGAAAAAGATTAGGCTGCTGGTTGTCCTGCTTATAATCGTGGCCACTGGTGTGGGACTCTGGTGGGGTTTTGGCCGTTCTGCGGCAGAATCTCCCGGTGAAATTCTGACTTCAGGTTTTATCGAAGCCAGAGACGTTTCCATTGCCGCCGAGACCGGCGGTCGCATTGCCGAAATCACGGTCGACGAAGGCGACCAAATCGCGTCCGGCGCCACCCTTGTCATACTGGACGATTCACTGCTTACCGCCCAGAAAAGACAGGCGGAAGCCAACGTAAATCTGGCCCGTGCCTATCTGCAACAGGCCTTAATAGCACGGGACGGCGCGGAAAAGGCCTGGGAAAACGCCCTCGAGGTGCAGCGCAATCCCATGGAGCTGGAATCAAGAATTATTACCGCGGAAGGTGAGCTGGCGCTGGCCGAACTGAACCTGGCAAAAGCCGAGGAACTTGAAACGGAGTGGAACCTGGCCGTGGCTGAAATCCAGCTCGATACTGCTCAGAAGCTTCTGGAAAATTTCGAGAAGGCAGAACATACCGTGGGCATGGGCTCCCAGTATGACCGCATGGCAAAAACCATTCCCGCGGCCGGTGAACTGGCTATCGCTGAGCTCAATCTTGACTATCAGACGGAATTAATCGATTACTTCATCATTCCAGCGGCTGAACTCCGCGTGGCAACCGCACAGAAAGCGCTCCAGAACCTGCTGGCCATCAGGGATAACCCCCAGGAACTCAACACGGCGGTGGACAATACCTATACTGCCTACCAGGCGGCTGTGGCCGCCACGGAAGCCGCCGAGCTACAGGTCGAGCAGGTTGAAGCTTCCCTCAACGTAATCAATGTACAGCTTGACAAGCTTACCGTGGCCTCGCCTGTATCCGGTGTGGTCGTCTCACGCCATGCGGAAGCAGGAGAAATCGCCCAGCCGGGCTTTCCGATACTGACCGTAACCGGACTGGACGAAGTAACGCTGACCGCCTATGTTCCAGAACGCAAAATCGGTCTGGTCAAGCTGGGACAGGAAGTGCAGGTATCCGTTGACTCCTATCCCGACGAGTATTTTCCCGGCACCATTGTCTACATATCCCCGAATGCGCTGTTTACCCCCAAGAATATCCAGTTGAAA
- a CDS encoding CoA transferase, giving the protein MARALEGIRIIDLTHVLAGAMATMILADLGAEVIHVEPPYGDDAREFGPFAGEAGKNRSAYFVSLNRNKKSMVLNLKHEKGKQILRKLIKISDVIIENYRPTTLPELGFGWAEIQKINPAIIYASISGFGHDTPPEYRSRPAYDIIAQAYSGFMSITGPEDGAPCRAGASIGDIFSGHQAAIGILAALMHREKTGRGQRYDGSMLDGLFFVLENAVAQYTVGHQIPKPLGSAHPSIAPFQTVSTRDGWMVIAIGNDNIWKRFCTAIGREDLSTQPEFETNSLRSKNRKALIEIVEREMRKKTTRAWSKILERESIPHSPINNIRQVCEDPCIQYRNMLVEIEQPQIGRVKIAGSPFHLSETPGEVYAPAPLLGEHTGEILKNLLDYSDEDIAHLKDDGVINHG; this is encoded by the coding sequence ATGGCGAGAGCTCTGGAAGGTATACGCATCATTGATTTAACCCACGTTTTGGCCGGAGCCATGGCGACCATGATACTTGCCGACCTCGGTGCCGAGGTTATCCACGTTGAGCCACCGTATGGTGACGATGCCCGAGAATTCGGTCCTTTCGCCGGCGAGGCCGGCAAGAACCGCAGCGCCTATTTCGTCAGCCTTAACCGAAACAAAAAAAGCATGGTCCTGAACTTGAAGCACGAAAAGGGAAAACAAATCCTCCGTAAGCTTATCAAGATTTCCGATGTTATCATTGAAAACTATCGCCCCACCACCCTGCCGGAACTGGGATTCGGCTGGGCAGAGATTCAAAAAATAAACCCGGCCATCATCTATGCTTCCATATCCGGGTTCGGCCACGATACGCCGCCGGAATACCGTTCCCGTCCGGCCTATGACATTATCGCGCAGGCGTACAGCGGGTTCATGAGCATCACCGGCCCCGAAGACGGCGCCCCGTGCCGGGCTGGTGCATCGATAGGAGACATTTTCTCCGGCCACCAGGCAGCCATCGGCATACTCGCCGCCCTGATGCACCGTGAAAAAACCGGCCGGGGCCAGCGCTATGACGGCTCAATGCTGGATGGTCTGTTCTTCGTTCTGGAAAACGCCGTTGCCCAGTACACGGTTGGCCACCAGATTCCCAAGCCGCTCGGTTCCGCCCACCCCAGTATCGCTCCCTTTCAGACCGTATCCACCAGAGATGGCTGGATGGTCATTGCCATCGGCAACGATAATATCTGGAAACGGTTCTGTACGGCGATTGGTCGGGAGGATTTGAGCACGCAACCCGAATTCGAGACCAATTCGCTGCGCTCCAAGAACAGAAAAGCACTGATTGAAATCGTGGAAAGGGAAATGAGGAAAAAAACCACCCGTGCCTGGAGCAAGATTCTGGAAAGGGAATCAATTCCCCACTCCCCCATAAACAATATCAGGCAGGTCTGCGAGGACCCCTGTATTCAATACCGGAATATGCTGGTGGAAATAGAACAGCCTCAGATAGGCAGGGTAAAGATCGCCGGTTCACCGTTTCATCTTTCAGAAACGCCGGGAGAGGTTTATGCACCGGCCCCTCTGCTGGGAGAGCACACCGGGGAAATCCTGAAAAACCTTCTCGACTATTCCGACGAGGACATCGCCCATTTGAAGGATGATGGCGTGATTAATCACGGGTGA
- a CDS encoding DUF362 domain-containing protein, translating to MLSYHESKGQARLKKLGRREFLKELALMGGLALIASFLPACLRKAEPTKKTTVPAAAKESTMTNTDSLTRVSLVRTQNRVEGVRRGIALLETNPVKGKAVTLKPNFNTADPAPGSTHNDTLRALVLDLQEMGASSITLAERSGPPNTRDVMEKKGIFPLAKELGIEVVNLQELGPEGWVHVKPSDSHWQDGFLFARAYLEAETIVQTCCLKTHAYGGHFTLSLKNSVGLVPRTGYPYMGELHSSRYQRQMIAEINTAYNPDLVVLDGVEAFVDGGPDKGTRVNADVILAGSDRVAIDAVGVAILRFFGTTPEVSKGPIFGQDQIARAVELGLGVSSPEQIQIITDDAESEDFAGKVHEILLSG from the coding sequence ATGTTATCGTATCACGAATCCAAAGGTCAGGCACGGCTCAAAAAACTGGGCAGAAGAGAGTTTTTAAAAGAGCTGGCCTTGATGGGTGGGCTGGCACTGATAGCATCGTTTCTTCCGGCCTGCTTGAGAAAGGCGGAGCCGACAAAAAAGACGACCGTTCCGGCGGCAGCAAAGGAGTCGACAATGACCAATACAGATAGTTTAACCAGAGTAAGCCTGGTGCGCACTCAAAACCGAGTGGAAGGAGTACGGAGAGGAATTGCGCTGCTTGAGACCAATCCGGTGAAGGGCAAGGCAGTAACCCTCAAACCGAACTTCAACACCGCCGACCCTGCTCCAGGCTCAACGCACAACGATACCCTGCGCGCTCTGGTCCTGGACCTGCAGGAAATGGGGGCCAGCAGCATAACTCTGGCCGAACGCAGCGGCCCGCCCAATACCCGTGATGTGATGGAGAAGAAAGGTATCTTCCCGCTGGCCAAGGAACTGGGAATTGAGGTGGTCAACCTTCAGGAACTCGGGCCCGAGGGGTGGGTTCATGTTAAGCCGAGTGACAGCCACTGGCAGGACGGTTTCCTCTTTGCCCGGGCCTATCTGGAAGCGGAAACGATTGTCCAGACCTGCTGTCTCAAAACACATGCCTATGGCGGCCACTTTACCCTGTCGCTGAAGAATTCTGTGGGGCTGGTGCCCCGTACCGGATATCCCTATATGGGCGAGCTGCACAGCTCGCGCTACCAGCGGCAGATGATAGCCGAAATAAATACCGCCTATAATCCGGACCTGGTCGTGCTGGATGGGGTGGAGGCCTTCGTAGATGGTGGACCCGATAAGGGTACACGGGTGAATGCTGATGTAATACTGGCCGGCAGCGACCGGGTGGCTATAGACGCGGTGGGTGTGGCCATCCTGCGATTTTTCGGCACGACGCCGGAGGTCAGTAAAGGCCCTATCTTCGGGCAGGACCAGATTGCCCGGGCAGTGGAGCTGGGGTTGGGAGTAAGCTCCCCGGAACAGATTCAGATTATTACCGACGACGCTGAAAGCGAGGACTTCGCCGGTAAGGTGCACGAAATCCTGCTCAGCGGCTGA